A region from the Brassica napus cultivar Da-Ae chromosome C8, Da-Ae, whole genome shotgun sequence genome encodes:
- the LOC106414594 gene encoding NAC domain-containing protein 66 — protein MNISVNGQSQVPPGFRFHPTEEELLQYYLRKKISNIKIDLDVIRDVDLNKLEPWDIQEMCKIGTTPQNDWYFFSHKDKKYPTGTRTNRATTVGFWKATGRDKIIYSNGDRIGMRKTLVFYKGRAPHGQKSDWIMHEYRLDDNLLVSSSHLDDDVTLETCEVIGGDEGWVVCRVFMKKSLCKTVNSSPPRSIKTPSFNEETIGHFLEVMEQSCKEETILDPFLKLPNLECPNTVASYQRLMDDQVSNCHVSKLVDPITSWASLDRLVASQLNGPNSYYEIPQSPFHGLNRPGYFNTGLTPDYYIPEMDVWNDTDFGRTTPSSNELRHMSNISG, from the exons ATGAACATATCAGTAAACGGACAGTCACAAGTGCCTCCCGGCTTTAGGTTTCACCCGACTGAGGAAGAGCTCTTGCAGTATTACCTCCGCAAAAAAATATCTAACATCAAGATTGATCTCGATGTTATTCGTGATGTTGATCTCAACAAGCTCGAGCCTTGGGATATTCAAG AGATGTGCAAGATTGGAACAACGCCGCAAAACGATTGGTACTTCTTTAGCCACAAGGACAAGAAGTATCCCACGGGAACAAGAACCAACCGAGCGACCACGGTCGGATTTTGGAAAGCAACCGGACGTGACAAGATCATATACAGCAATGGCGATAGAATCGGTATGCGGAAAACGCTTGTCTTCTATAAAGGTCGAGCCCCTCATGGTCAAAAATCCGACTGGATCATGCACGAATATAGACTCGACGATAATCTACTAGTTTCCTCCTCTCATCTTGACGATGACGTCACTCTAGAAACGTGTGAAGTCATAGGAGGAGACGAAGGATGGGTGGTGTGCCGTGTTTTCATGAAGAAGAGTCTTTGCAAAACTGTAAACAGCAGTCCCCCGAGATCGATCAAAACGCCGTCGTTCAACGAGGAGACTATAggccattttcttgaagttATGGAGCAATCTTGTAAAGAAGAGACCATTCTAGACCCTTTCTtaaaactccccaacctcgagTGCCCTAACACCGTCGCGAGTTACCAGCGGTTGATGGACGACCAAGTCAGCAACTGCCACGTCAGTAAACTTGTGGATCCCATCACTAGCTGGGCCTCTTTGGATCGTCTCGTTGCCTCGCAGCTAAATGGCCCCAACTCATATTATGAGATCCCACAGTCACCGTTCCATGGACTAAACCGGCCCGGTTATTTCAATACTGGTTTGACGCCTGATTATTATATACCAGAAATGGATGTCTGGAATGACACAGATTTCGGGAGAACGACGCCATCGTCCAACGAGTTGCGCCACATGTCCAACATTAGTGGATAA
- the LOC106414045 gene encoding uncharacterized protein LOC106414045: MGNCVCKGSGGSRKLYDKDDLLIRVVTPNGGVMELHPPIFADFITNEFPGHVIHDTLSIRHSSPPLLHGEELFPGNIYYLLPFSSSTASTVQQHYTELATPYRMSFGKTPVKAAASGGGGGSSGVWKVRLVISPEQLAEILAEDVETEAFVESVRTVAKCGGQGGGANWRANSDQLSITSSFKGQLR; this comes from the coding sequence ATGGGTAATTGCGTATGCAAAGGCAGTGGTGGTTCAAGAAAGTTATACGATAAAGATGATTTATTAATTAGAGTTGTGACTCCAAACGGCGGCGTCATGGAGCTTCATCCTCCAATCTTCGCTGACTTTATAACCAACGAATTTCCCGGCCATGTCATCCATGACACCTTAAGCATCCGCCACTCATCTCCGCCGCTtttacacggagaagagctcttTCCCGGTAACATATACTACCTCCTCCCTTTTTCTTCCTCCACAGCCTCAACAGTTCAACAACACTACACCGAATTAGCAACGCCGTACAGAATGTCTTTCGGGAAAACGCCGGTGAAGGCGGCTGCGAGTGGCGGCGGCGGAGGTAGTAGTGGGGTGTGGAAAGTGAGGCTTGTGATAAGTCCGGAGCAGTTGGCGGAAATTCTTGCGGAGGATGTGGAAACAGAAGCGTTTGTGGAAAGTGTGAGAACGGTGGCAAAGTGTGGTGGTCAGGGCGGCGGAGCTAACTGGAGAGCGAATTCAGACCAGTTAAGCATTACGAGTAGTTTCAAAGGCCAGTTAAGGTAA